CTGCCTGGTTCCCCAACTCGTGAACGCCCGGCGCTTCGGCGTAGATTTGACTTGGCCAAGGCTGATGGCGATCGAGCAGCATTGCCTCACGCTGGAGGCCTTTGCCGCCGCATCGCCTGAACGGCAGGCGGACGCCGAATAGCCGGAAGAACCATAAGGGGCGCCGTCACAGAGCCGGACAAAGGGCCGACGGCATCCCGCATCTGACAAATTGGGGAGGATTTTTCAACATGCGCAAGCGTGAAACCTTTTGTGCGTCCATTTTCGGCCGAGGGCTCTTGATGATGACGGCCACCATGACCACCGGCATCACGCCCGCCACGGCCCAGATTCTGGCGCCGACATCGCCTGCTCCAGAAGCGGCCAAGCCTGTGCCGCCCCCGCCTGAACTTGTACCCGGTGGGCGGGCTGCAACACCCGACATGCCTCAGCTCATTCGCTGGACCGAGGACTGGAGCAAGCTCCGCGATGTTGCGCCCAAGGATCGTAAGCCGCTCGAAAAGTTGCGCTATCTGCCCTTGGCCGATGACATCTATCTTTCGCTTGGTGGCGAAGCCCGGCTTTATCGCACAGAAACCGACCATCTGACGCTGGGCGCACGCCCCGGCAATGATGCGAATTCGACGCTTCAGCAACGCCTGCGCCTGCTGGCCGATCTGCACATCGGCCCCAATCTGCGCGCCTTTGTCGAACTGGGCGACAATCGCGAGTATGGGCAGGAGATCGCGACGCCGCCCAATCAGGACAAGCTGGATATAGAGCAGGCCTTTGTGGATGCCAAAGTACCGATCGGGCAGAATGCCAGCCTGACGCTGCGCGGCGGGCGTTTTGAAATGCCGCTGGGCAGCTTGCGCCTGGTAGGTCTGCGCGAGGGGACGAATGTGCGCTTTCTCTTCCAGGGTGGGCGTGCCGTTTTCGATCTCAAGGGCAAGGTCCGTGTCGACGCCTTTATGACGCGCCCGGTCCAGATATCGTCGAACAGGGTCTTTGACGATGGCGCTGTGCCCGGGGCGCATTTCAACGGTGTCTATGTCTCGACGCCTGTTGGGGCGGCGGTGCCGGGGGTGGGCTTTGATGTCTATTATTTTGACCAGCGCCGGGAAAACGCCCGCCTGCATGGCTCGACCGCTGCCGTCGAGCTGCGCAAGAGCATCGGCGCGCGTCTTTACGGGCGGTCTCACCACTGGGACTATGACGTGGAGGGCACCTTCCAGTTTGGCGCCTTCGGTACGCAGACCATCCGTGCCTGGGCGGTGATGTATGAGGGCGGCTACAACCTGCCATCTCTTCCGTTGACCCCCCGGGTCGGCGTGCGCGGCAATCTTTTTTCGGGCGGCAGCAATGCGGCTGGCGGCACGATCGGCACCTTCCTCGCGCCTTTTCCCAAGGCGCCGATCTACAACAACAGCGATGCCACCTGGTTCAATTTCTCGAACATGATCGATGTCTTCCCGATGCTGTCGATCAAGCCGTCGCGTCGCCTGAACATCGCGGTGGGTCCTGAGTTCTTCTGGCGGCAGAACGCTGCCGACAGCACATATTCGGCACCCACCGCCGCACCTTTGATCATGCCTGAGGGGCAGGATCGCTATGTCGGCAAGGCCTACAATCTGGAGGTGGGATGGCAGGCCACGCGCAATCTGGCCTTTCGCGTGACCTACAACCGCTTCCTCGCAAGCGACAGCTTCATCGGCGGCGGTGGCAAGAGCGCCCATTTTACCGGCTTGCAGAGCAATTTTCGCTTCTAACCTTTGTGCCTACTAATAGGATGTATAGATGATGATGGCCCAGTATGACGTTCTTATCGTTGGAGCAGGTCATGGTGGAGCTCAGGCAGCCATCGCACTGCGGAAGAACGGTTTTGCCGGGACGATTGGTCTTGTCGGCGCCGAGCTGGAGCTGCCTTATGAGCGGCCGCCCTTGTCCAAGGAGTATCTGGCCGGTGAGAAGGCGTTTGAGCGCCTTCTCATCCGTCAAAAATCCTTTTGGGATCAGAAGGCGATCGAGCTCAGGCTCGGACAAGCGGTGATCGCGGTTAATCCCGGCAATCGTACCGTTGGACTGCGCGATGGTGTGACAATCGGCTTCGGCGATCTGGTCTGGGCCGCCGGGGGAACACCTCGCCAATTGCAATGTGATGGACATCATCTGGGCGGTTTGCATTACATGCGTACCCGCGCCGATGCAGATGCATTGGAGAGGAGGCTTCCAGCGGCAGAGCGGATCGTCATTGTCGGCGGCGGCTATATCGGTCTTGAGGCAGCGGCCGTGATGCGCAAGCTTGGCAAGGCGGTTACCTTGATCGAGACGGCCGACCGGGTGCTGGCGCGCGTCGCGGGTGAACCATTGTCGCGTTTTTTTGAGCGGCTGCATCGAGCACATGGCGTCGATATCCGTTTGAATGCCTCGGTCAATGGTCTGGTAGGAAGGCAGGGTCAGATTGAGGCCGTGAGATTGGCGGATGGCGAGATGTTACCCGCCGATCTGGTCATCGCCGGTGTCGGGATCGTTCCGGCGGTCGAACCCCTTGTCACGGCAGGCGCGACAGCCTCGGCTGGTGGCCTTTGGGTCGATGCCGGAATGAAAACCAGCCTTGATCATGTCTATGCCATTGGCGACTGCGCGGCCCACAGCAATCTTCACGCGGGACATGATGAGCCGATCCGTCTGGAATCGGTCCAGAACGCCAATGATCAGGCGGTCGTGGCGGCGCGCAACATCTGCGGTATCGAGACATTCTACGACGCCAGGCCTTGGTTCTGGTCGCATCAATATGACACCCGGCTGCAGACGATTGGGCTGGCGGCGGGCTTTGACGCGATGCTGCTGCGCGGTGATCCGGATAGCGGCAGCTTCTCGGTTATCTATGGCCGTGGCGGCAGGGTCGTCGCGCTGGATTGTGTCAACAATACGAAGGACTATGTTCAGGGCAGGGGGCTGGTCGAGGCTGGCGCTTTGATGTCTGCTGCTCTGGCTGATGCATCGGTGCCATTCAAAGCGCTGAATGGCGCCGATCAATAGGACACCCGCATCTGGCGCGGACGTGATGAGGGAGCATATGTCAAGGTTCCCTCAGGGCGCTTGTTCTACACCTTTGATGTCTGGCTGTGGTCTTGATCCGCAAGCGGTCCGGCCTGCCGTAGGTGGGCAATGGTGGAAGTAGCCACCTGTCTCAGAGCCCACCGCACGACTTTCAGCCTTGGAGTAGAAAAAGGGATTTCGGGCGTCTGATCGGACGGACCAAGGGCGCTATGAACGCAAGGCTACACGCCGTCACCGATGCCCGCGGTTGTCCTCTGAGTTTTCTCATCACCTCCCGTCATCGGGAATAAAGTGAAGCACACCGGCCCTGTTGGAGGGCCTGCCTGTGTCTTTCGGGTGATGAACGCCATCGTGCACCGGAATCTCGGCGAAATCGAAAGGGCTTACGCCATCAAGACAGGCGACGTTGACGCCATATTCATTCGGGTTCGACCGGCGTTGATGATGCGTGTAGATGCCGCAGCGGGAGCAGAAGAAATGCTGCGCTACGCCGGTGTTGAAACGATAGCTGGTCAGCACCTCTTCACCACGCAGGAAGCGTATACCCCCTAGCGCGGCCGACACTGCCGCCGCACCGCGCATCCGGCAATAGGAGCAGGTGCAACGGCGGATGGTTTGCATGCCATCCGACAGCGTGGCCTCAAAGCGCACCGCGCCGCAGTGGCAGCCCCCGGGCCAGGGATTTTTATGATCTTTCATAGGGTTTTACGCTCCGGTCTGTTGCTTCTCATGGTGTCAATCGCGCCATCGGTTCAGGCATTGCGTCCAAGGTGATTGCGAAAGGCTGCCAACCCTTCCGCCAGACCCGCCCGCCCGAAACCGATGCGAAAGCGGTCATCCGGTGTCGGCCCGAGGGCGGATGTGTAAATGCTGGAGGGGAGCAGCAGAACACCGGCTTCCTCGACGAGCGACGTCGTGAAGCGCTCGACATCGCCGGGGCCAATGTAGCGCGGATAGCCGACGCAACCGCCATCCGGGCGGCTCCAGGCGAAGAGTTCGGGATAATCCGCGAAGAAGCTGTCGAGCAGCACCAGATTGTCGCGCACCAGCTGGTTGTTGCGGGCCAGAATAGCCGTGCGATGCTCCAGCGCGATCAGCGCCAATCTTTCGCTGGGCGCGGAATTGCAGATCGAGAGGAAGTGCTTCATCCGCTCCATACGGATAAGCAGATCGCGGTCCTGACAGGCGATCCAGCCGATCCGTAGCCCCGGCAGGCCATAGGCCTTGGACATCACATTGAGCGACAGGCCCCGCTCATACACATCCGCGACCTGCGGCAGGTGGCGTTGCGGATCAGGCCCCAGCAAGCGGTACACCTCATCGCTGAACAGCCAGATTCCATGCTGGCGGCACAGCGCGATCAGGGCATCGAGGAGAGGGCGCTCAAGGATCTTGCCGGTGGGGTTGTGCGGAAAGTTGATCGAGATCAGCCGTGTGTTCGGGCGAATGGCGGCAGCGACGCGATCGATATCGAGCGACCAGCCGTCGTCAGGATTGAGCGGAACGCCGCTCACATCGCAGATGGAAAGCGGGATGGTCTCGCTGGCCTGATAGTTCGGGGTCACGACGATGGCATGATCGTCAGGCCCCAGCAGTGCGTGAGAGGCGACATAGATCCCTTCTTCCGCGCCTGCAAAGCACAGGATGTCGCTGTCCTTCATCGTGTCATAGGTTGATGCGATCGAGGCCAACAGGGCAGGGTCCCCGAAGGTTTGAGTGTAACCCAGCCACTGATCGTCAAGCGCCGCCGCGGCATCCTTGCCGCCAAGCGCCAGCAATTCCCGGACCGTGAAGCTTTGCGCATCCGAGGCGGTCAGATGGTAGCGCGCCTTGAACTCCCAGCGCGAGAAATAGGTCTCAAGGCGAAAATCGGGCAACAGCGTCATGGGTTCTGCTCCGCTTATGGATCGGTTCGGGAGGCTTTGAGAAGTTTGTAGCGTATCACCTTTGAACGGTTGAGACTGCGGGTGAGACAGGGCACCGGGTTACGGAAGTTGAAGTTATCCCCGCGCATCCGGTTGACGGCAAGCCGTTGGCTGACTGGCTCCGCTTCAAGGCTCTGGTGATGTTCGCTTTCAAGGCGGCGGGATCATCGACATGGGCAAGATGGCCCTGGCCTTGCATGGTCTCCACATGGGCTTGCGGCATGGCTTGCGCAAACCGGCGGAATGCTGCGCCGTAAAGCCATGGTCCTCGCTCATCGCGCCGATGATCAGTGTTGTGATAGCACCGAGCGCATCATAACTTTCATAGCGAGGGGGGAAGGCATTGATCGCAGCCATTTCGTCTCCCAATGATTCCGCCATGGTCAACAGATGGGGCCAGACAGGCTGGTTCCGCAAATCTCCGAGATAGGCCTCGTCAAAGCCCGACACGTCGCGGTTGATGATCAGCGTCTCTCCTTCGCCCTTGCGCTTATATGTGGCCATGCCGTTGCGGGTGTTCCACTCATACACGCTGGCTTCTCCTGACATCTCGCTTGCGGCGATGTTAGGGGAAAACGAGCGCCTGTATCTTCACTTATGGGTGTAAATTCGGGACTTACGGCTTGCATCCGGGCAAGCCATCCGCTCCATGCACCATGGCGGCGGAGCGGATGGTATTGCACGGCCTAGAGCTTCACGGCTGCATTTCCGCCGTCGGCCCATAAGGCCGAACCTGTCACGAAGCTTGCCATATCGCTGGCGAGGAACAGCGCTGCCTTGGCGATTTCCTCAGGTTCGGCGATCCGCTTCATGGCATGCAGACCGGCTGCCCATGCCCGCTGGTCTGCGTCACCCGCCATTTCGGTTGCGGTGCCGCCGGGCAGCAGGGCGTTGGCGCGGATGCCGGCCCCTGCATAGTCCGCCGTTATGCCTCGGACCAGCCCCATCAGCCCGGCCTTGCTGGCGGCATAGGCGCTCATCCCCGGCAAGCCGACACTGTTGCCCACAAAACTGCTGGTGAACACTAGTGCCCCCGCTCCCCGCTGCAGCATGACCGGGATTTGAGCCCGCGCGCCGAGGAATGCGGCTGTGAGATTGGCGTCCAGAACATCCATCCATTGCCTTGGCGCCATCTCCGCCAAGGGCTTCATCGCGCCGACCTGCCCTGCGTTGTTGAAGGCGATGTCCAGCCTTCCGAAATGAGAGAGCGCGGTCTCTACAGCCGCCTGATGCGTCGCCTCATTGGTCACGTCTCCGGCGACGATGGCGACTTTGCCGCCGTCCTTCTCCATTTGATGGGCCAGTTGCTCCAGTCGATCCTGTCGGCGCGCAACGAGGACGAGCGATGCCCCCTGCGCCGCGAACAGAATTGCGGCTGCTTGTCCGATCCCTGAACTTGCGCCTGTGATGATCGCAACCTTGCCGTCAATGAGTTTCATCTCTCACCTCCATCTTGTGGAGGCGCAAGGATAAAGGACGCTACGGGTGCATACCTCTCGTTCCTTGCCTTCAAATTGAGAAGCGGCCTCGCATGGTGCGCTTCAATTCTTCAAGGCTAGCAGAATGCCGCGCAGATGATGGATGGCTACATCCGTAGGGCACGAGCCATCGTGCAAATTGACGCTGATTGGTGAGGCTGGAGGGACAGATGATGCCTCATCCCCTGCGGCGATGCCTTGTGGCATATCGTCTACAAAGCGAAAGGGGGAGCCAAGCACTGCGCGCATGGCGGCCCAGAATGCTGCAACCTATGCTCCGTAAAGGCAATCCGCCATGGGTTGCATCGATCCGGCCATCGCCACCAAAGAGCAACACAAGATCCAACGCGCCACGGTCAGTCCCCCCGCTGGTACTGGCTTGGGCAACGCAGACTTCAAGCGCAATCTGCCGATGGGCACGTGGGGAGCCCCCTCGGCGGTTATATTCGCTCAGTCCCGGGCGTCAGATGATTTGAAAACCCTGCTGCTGATCGCCAAACCGGCAGCACGTGCCACCAGCTGATGCATCACGCGATGCACCCTATCCATCTTCGGTATCGCTTCGCGTGAAATGCGATCTCCTGATGGGCCGGGGCGAGGGGCTAGACTGATTGCCAATCAACAGATGATCAAGAGGGAAGGATCAAGCATGGCAGCACAGGCTCTCGCCGCGCAGCAGAGCGATGTTTCGGCATCGGGCATCACCTCGCCCAGCCGGCTGGCGCATGTCGTGCTGCGCACATCGCGCTATGAGGCGATGCTGGAGTGGTACAGGCTGGTGCTTCATGCCGAAATCGCCTTTGACAATGGCCATATCGGCTTCCTCTCCTATGATGAAGAGCATCATCGCGTGGCCTTTATCAATGTACCGGGACTGGGCGAACAGCCCGAGGGGATCTGCGGCCTGCATCATGTCGCCTTCACTCTGGACACGTTGCGCCAGTTGTTGGACAATTATGCCCGCCTGCGTGAGCTTGGCGTGGAACCGGCATGGGCGGTCAACCACGGGCCGACCACATCGCTCTATTATGCCGATCCCGATGGAAATCAGGTCGAATTCCAGGTCGATAACTATGATACGGTTGAGGAAGCGGGCGAATTCTTCTTCTCCGATGCCTTTGATGTCAATCCGATCGGCGTCGATTTCGATCCCGAAGATCTGCGTCGCCGCCTGCTGGCCGGCGAAGATGAGGCCACATTGAAGCGCCGTCCGCCCAGCGGTCCCGTGGGGCTCGAAGCGATCAAGCTGCGCTGAAGGAGCCTCGCATGCCTGTGATCGGACCGTTGTCCTTCGCGCTGGAAGTGCCCTCCCTTGAGGAGGGCATTGCCTTTTACACCGATGCCGGTCTGGCGGCTGTGCAGGATGGCAATCGTGTCGATCTGCGTTGTGCCGATCAGGAAAGGCCCTGCATCACGCTGCTGGGCGGCTTCGCCCGCAAGCGCCTGCACCATATCGCGTTGCGGGCCGATGGGCTGGCACAGATCGCCGAAGATGTGCCCGCTGCGGGGGGCATGGTGGTGCACGCGCCTGAAGGTTTCGATGCAGGCGGGCTATGGGTCACCGATCCGCATGGCATGCTGTTCCATCTGGTCGCTCTGCCAGCGGAAGAACCGCTGCCCGCAGCAGAGCCCTTTGCCATCAACGCGCCGGGGCGCATTGTGCGCAACCGCCGCTCTGCGATCCTGCCCGCGCGCGCTTATGCACCGGCCAAGCCGCTGCGTCTGGGGCATATGCTATGCTTCAGCCCTGATGTGCTGGCCAGCGTGCGCTTTGTCACCGAAGGTCTGGGCATGGCGCTGGCGGATCAGGCGCAGGATGTGATCGCTTTCACCTGCGCGCGCAAGAACAGCGATCATCATGTGCTAGCCTTTGCCAAATCGCCGGGCATCGGTTTTCACCACGCCAGCTTTCAGGTCAACGATCCCGATGAGGTGGGCCGTAGCGGGCGTGCTCTGGTCGATCGTGCCGGACGGGGTGACTGGGGTTTCGGCCGCCACACCATCGGATCGAACTTCTTCCATTATATTCAGGACCCTTGGGGGTCATGGTTCGAATATTACGCCGACATGGATTTCATCGACGACCATGCGCTGTGGACGCCGACCAATTATGCCATGGAAGACAGTCTGGCCAGTTGGGGTCCGAAACTGCCCGAAGACTTCGTGCATAATTACGAGGTCAGTGAGGCTTTCGCGCCTCGGGACGTGGCACCTGCCTCATAAAGGCAGCGATGTCTTATAGACCACCGGCCTCAGGGCGAAGCTGGTGGTCACCTGCGAAACGCCGGGAATGCGGGTCAGCTTCTGGCGCAGGAAATCCTCGAAAGCGCCCAGGGATTCGAACATCACGCGCAACTGGTAATCGGAATCGCCGGTCATCATGTAGCATTCCATCACCTCGGGGAAACCGGCCACGGTGTCCTCGAAAAGCGCCAGATTCCGGTCATCCTGCCGGTCCAGGCGCACGCGGATAAAGGCGGTGACGGGCAAGCCGGCGGTGATCGGATCGACCAGAGCGACATAGCGGAAGATCACGCCGTCGCTCTCCAGCTGGCGCAACCGGCGCAGGCAGGGCGATGGCGACAGGCCGACCCGATCCGACAGATCCTGATTGGTCATCCGCCCATCCGCCTGCAATTCATTGAGAATACGCCGGTCTATCTGATCGATGACTCGCGATGACATGGATATCTCCCGATATTGGCATAATCTGCCTCTTAATTATCCAAATTGGTAGATCATGCTAAAAATAGAGTCAATCGAGGCATGGTTTGCAAGGACTCTCCTCGCGATCTGCGGTAGGGTCATCGGGCAAAAAAGAAAGTAAGAGCGATGCGGGAGTTATCCATCCTATCCGGCGCGCAAATCCTGGTGCGCACGCTGGTCGACCTGGGGGTCGATACGGTGTTCGGTTATCCGGGCGGCGCGGTTCTGCCGATCTATGACGCGCTGTTCGATGAGGCGCGCATCCGCCATGTGCTGGTGCGCCATGA
The Novosphingobium terrae DNA segment above includes these coding regions:
- a CDS encoding SDR family oxidoreductase → MKLIDGKVAIITGASSGIGQAAAILFAAQGASLVLVARRQDRLEQLAHQMEKDGGKVAIVAGDVTNEATHQAAVETALSHFGRLDIAFNNAGQVGAMKPLAEMAPRQWMDVLDANLTAAFLGARAQIPVMLQRGAGALVFTSSFVGNSVGLPGMSAYAASKAGLMGLVRGITADYAGAGIRANALLPGGTATEMAGDADQRAWAAGLHAMKRIAEPEEIAKAALFLASDMASFVTGSALWADGGNAAVKL
- a CDS encoding aminotransferase class I/II-fold pyridoxal phosphate-dependent enzyme — protein: MTLLPDFRLETYFSRWEFKARYHLTASDAQSFTVRELLALGGKDAAAALDDQWLGYTQTFGDPALLASIASTYDTMKDSDILCFAGAEEGIYVASHALLGPDDHAIVVTPNYQASETIPLSICDVSGVPLNPDDGWSLDIDRVAAAIRPNTRLISINFPHNPTGKILERPLLDALIALCRQHGIWLFSDEVYRLLGPDPQRHLPQVADVYERGLSLNVMSKAYGLPGLRIGWIACQDRDLLIRMERMKHFLSICNSAPSERLALIALEHRTAILARNNQLVRDNLVLLDSFFADYPELFAWSRPDGGCVGYPRYIGPGDVERFTTSLVEEAGVLLLPSSIYTSALGPTPDDRFRIGFGRAGLAEGLAAFRNHLGRNA
- a CDS encoding NAD(P)/FAD-dependent oxidoreductase, producing the protein MAQYDVLIVGAGHGGAQAAIALRKNGFAGTIGLVGAELELPYERPPLSKEYLAGEKAFERLLIRQKSFWDQKAIELRLGQAVIAVNPGNRTVGLRDGVTIGFGDLVWAAGGTPRQLQCDGHHLGGLHYMRTRADADALERRLPAAERIVIVGGGYIGLEAAAVMRKLGKAVTLIETADRVLARVAGEPLSRFFERLHRAHGVDIRLNASVNGLVGRQGQIEAVRLADGEMLPADLVIAGVGIVPAVEPLVTAGATASAGGLWVDAGMKTSLDHVYAIGDCAAHSNLHAGHDEPIRLESVQNANDQAVVAARNICGIETFYDARPWFWSHQYDTRLQTIGLAAGFDAMLLRGDPDSGSFSVIYGRGGRVVALDCVNNTKDYVQGRGLVEAGALMSAALADASVPFKALNGADQ
- a CDS encoding GFA family protein, producing the protein MKDHKNPWPGGCHCGAVRFEATLSDGMQTIRRCTCSYCRMRGAAAVSAALGGIRFLRGEEVLTSYRFNTGVAQHFFCSRCGIYTHHQRRSNPNEYGVNVACLDGVSPFDFAEIPVHDGVHHPKDTGRPSNRAGVLHFIPDDGR
- a CDS encoding Lrp/AsnC family transcriptional regulator, with the translated sequence MSSRVIDQIDRRILNELQADGRMTNQDLSDRVGLSPSPCLRRLRQLESDGVIFRYVALVDPITAGLPVTAFIRVRLDRQDDRNLALFEDTVAGFPEVMECYMMTGDSDYQLRVMFESLGAFEDFLRQKLTRIPGVSQVTTSFALRPVVYKTSLPL
- a CDS encoding alginate export family protein — its product is MMTATMTTGITPATAQILAPTSPAPEAAKPVPPPPELVPGGRAATPDMPQLIRWTEDWSKLRDVAPKDRKPLEKLRYLPLADDIYLSLGGEARLYRTETDHLTLGARPGNDANSTLQQRLRLLADLHIGPNLRAFVELGDNREYGQEIATPPNQDKLDIEQAFVDAKVPIGQNASLTLRGGRFEMPLGSLRLVGLREGTNVRFLFQGGRAVFDLKGKVRVDAFMTRPVQISSNRVFDDGAVPGAHFNGVYVSTPVGAAVPGVGFDVYYFDQRRENARLHGSTAAVELRKSIGARLYGRSHHWDYDVEGTFQFGAFGTQTIRAWAVMYEGGYNLPSLPLTPRVGVRGNLFSGGSNAAGGTIGTFLAPFPKAPIYNNSDATWFNFSNMIDVFPMLSIKPSRRLNIAVGPEFFWRQNAADSTYSAPTAAPLIMPEGQDRYVGKAYNLEVGWQATRNLAFRVTYNRFLASDSFIGGGGKSAHFTGLQSNFRF
- a CDS encoding VOC family protein codes for the protein MAAQALAAQQSDVSASGITSPSRLAHVVLRTSRYEAMLEWYRLVLHAEIAFDNGHIGFLSYDEEHHRVAFINVPGLGEQPEGICGLHHVAFTLDTLRQLLDNYARLRELGVEPAWAVNHGPTTSLYYADPDGNQVEFQVDNYDTVEEAGEFFFSDAFDVNPIGVDFDPEDLRRRLLAGEDEATLKRRPPSGPVGLEAIKLR
- a CDS encoding VOC family protein, with the protein product MPVIGPLSFALEVPSLEEGIAFYTDAGLAAVQDGNRVDLRCADQERPCITLLGGFARKRLHHIALRADGLAQIAEDVPAAGGMVVHAPEGFDAGGLWVTDPHGMLFHLVALPAEEPLPAAEPFAINAPGRIVRNRRSAILPARAYAPAKPLRLGHMLCFSPDVLASVRFVTEGLGMALADQAQDVIAFTCARKNSDHHVLAFAKSPGIGFHHASFQVNDPDEVGRSGRALVDRAGRGDWGFGRHTIGSNFFHYIQDPWGSWFEYYADMDFIDDHALWTPTNYAMEDSLASWGPKLPEDFVHNYEVSEAFAPRDVAPAS